The DNA segment TGAATTCAATATCCTTGTTACACCAGAAGAATTAGCGAAAGGGGGCAAATAATATGTTAGAACTACTCTATAAAATGCAGCCCTTAGATTATGTATATCTTCTTGTAGGGATTATTCTATTTATCTTTGCCATTCAATCATTTTTAGATAAAGAACATAAATATCGCATTGGTACAGGTTTATTCTGGCTCTTGTACAGTGTATCCTTTATCTTTGGCTCTTATCTCTCCAAGGAAATTAATGGTTGGCTCGTAATTGCTATGGCGGTTATCGTGTTGGTAAAACAACTTGGCAAGGGCAATTACTTTGAATCTGCTATCGAATTTAAAAAAGGCGAAGCTGTCCGTATTGGTAATGTTATCTTTGTTCCAGCTTTACTTGTTGGTATTATTACATTTATCATCGGATTCTTTACTAAGTTAGGTGCTCTTGTTGGTCTAGGTATTGCGGCCATCATCGCTATGTGTGCTGCTCTTTACATCACAAAGGGTAAACTTAACCAAGGTTTCCATGAAGGTCGCCGTCTTATCGATGCGATCGGTTGGACTGCTATTTTGTCCCAATTATTGGCGGCTCTCGGCTATCTATTTAATTTGGCTGGCGTTGGTAAAATTATCTCCAGTGCCGTCGCAAGTGTAGTACCAGCTGACAATGTATTCCTCGTTGTTGTAGCATACTGTATCGGTATGGTTATCTTCACCATGATCATGGGTAACGCCTTTGCTGCATTTGCCATGATTACAAGTGCCATCGGTATTCCAATGCTTGTCGTAGCGCATGGTGCTAACCCAGCTGCTGTTGGTGCTATTGCAATGCTTGCTGGCTATTGCGGTACATTGATGACTCCTATGGCGGCCAACTTCAACATCGTACCGGTAGCGCTCCTTGAAATGCGCGATCAATACGGCGTTATTAAAGCACAACTTCCAATTGCATTAATTATGCTCGTATTGAACATCCTATTGATGTATTACTTTATTTAAACCTTTCGTGAAAGCACGATATTCTTATGAGATTATATGATTATCTTTACAAAATCATAAGATATATCGTTATGAGGTAGTGTGATGAAAACAATTTTGATTACCGGTTTTGATCCATTCGGCGGTGAACCTATTAATCCTGCTTGGGAAGCGGTAAAAACGATGGATGGTTATACCGATGGTGATTATAAGGTAGTGACTCAAATGGTTCCTACTGTACGTTACAAATCTGTTGATACTGTGAAAGCTGCGGCTGAAGAGTGCCAACCAGATTTCATTCTATGTGTAGGTCAAGCAGGCGGTCGCCCAGATATTACAGTAGAACGTGTTGCTATTAACTGTGATGATTTTCGCATTCCAGATAATGGGGGCAACCAACCGGAAGATGAACCTGTTGTAGCCGATGGTCCTAGTGCATACTTTGCGAC comes from the Veillonella dispar genome and includes:
- a CDS encoding DUF979 domain-containing protein, whose translation is MLELLYKMQPLDYVYLLVGIILFIFAIQSFLDKEHKYRIGTGLFWLLYSVSFIFGSYLSKEINGWLVIAMAVIVLVKQLGKGNYFESAIEFKKGEAVRIGNVIFVPALLVGIITFIIGFFTKLGALVGLGIAAIIAMCAALYITKGKLNQGFHEGRRLIDAIGWTAILSQLLAALGYLFNLAGVGKIISSAVASVVPADNVFLVVVAYCIGMVIFTMIMGNAFAAFAMITSAIGIPMLVVAHGANPAAVGAIAMLAGYCGTLMTPMAANFNIVPVALLEMRDQYGVIKAQLPIALIMLVLNILLMYYFI
- the pcp gene encoding pyroglutamyl-peptidase I, yielding MKTILITGFDPFGGEPINPAWEAVKTMDGYTDGDYKVVTQMVPTVRYKSVDTVKAAAEECQPDFILCVGQAGGRPDITVERVAINCDDFRIPDNGGNQPEDEPVVADGPSAYFATLPIKNIVNALHQNGIPAKVSNTAGTFVCNHLMYGVCHYAAQKDNIKAGFMHIPYLPSQVVDKPNQPSMAVETVRATLETIVHVLAHGESYKAQDINYTTPHE